A portion of the Lolium rigidum isolate FL_2022 chromosome 1, APGP_CSIRO_Lrig_0.1, whole genome shotgun sequence genome contains these proteins:
- the LOC124685141 gene encoding pyrophosphate-energized vacuolar membrane proton pump produces the protein MAILGELGTQVLIPVAGLIGIAFAVAQWVLVSKVKVTPGAASAAGGAKNGYGDYLIEEEEGLNDHNVVVKCAEIQTAISEGATSFLFTMYQYVGLFMIVFALLIFVFLGSIEGFSTKSQPCTYSTGTCKPALYTALFSTAAFLLGAITSLVSGFLGMKIATYANARTTLEARKGVGKAFITAFRSGAVMGFLLSSSGLVVLYITINVFKLYYGDDWEGLFESITGYGLGGSSMALFGRVGGGIYTKAADVGADLVGKVERNIPEDDPRNPAVIADNVGDNVGDIAGMGSDLFGSYAESSCAALVVASISSFGISHDFTAMCYPLLVSSVGIIVCLITTLFATDFFEIKAANEIEPALKKQLIISTALMTVGVAIISWLALPAKFTIFNFGAQKEVANWGLFFCVGIGLWAGLIIGFVTEYYTSNAYSPVQDVADSCRTGAATNVIFGLALGYKSVIIPIFAIAVSIYVSFSIAAMYGIAMAALGMLSTMATGLAIDAYGPISDNAGGIAEMAGMSHRIRERTDALDAAGNTTAAIGKGFAIGSAALVSLALFGAFVSRAGVQVVDVLSPKVFIGLLVGAMLPYWFSAMTMKSVGSAALKMVEEVRRQFNTIPGLMEGTAKPDYATCVKISTDASIKEMIPPGALVMLTPLIVGTLFGVETLSGVLAGALVSGVQIAISASNTGGAWDNAKKYIEAGNSDHARSLGPKGSDCHKAAVIGDTIGDPLKDTSGPSLNILIKLMAVESLVFAPFFATYGGLLFKYI, from the exons ATGGCGATCCTCGGGGAGCTCGGCACCCAGGTGCTCATCCCCGTCGCCGGCCTCATCGGCATCGCCTTCGCCGTCGCGCAGTGGGTGCTCGTCTCCAAGGTCAAGGTCAcgcccggcgccgccagcgccgccgggGGCGCCAAGAACGGATATGGCGACTAcctcatcgaggaggaggagggcctcaACGACCACAACGTCGTCGTCAAGTGCGCCGAGATCCAGACCGCCATCTCCGAAG GAGCAACATCGTTTCTTTTCACCATGTACCAATATGTTGGCTTATTCATGATTGTCTTCGCTCTCTTGATCTTTGTCTTCCTCGGATCGATCGAGGGATTCAGCACAAAGAGCCAGCCCTGCACCTATAGCACGGGAACCTGCAAGCCAGCTCTTTACACTGCTCTCTTCAGCACTGCGGCTTTCTTGCTTGGAGCCATCACATCTCTGGTGTCTGGTTTCCTTGGCATGAAGATCGCCACATATGCCAATGCCAGAACCACCCTGGAGGCAAGGAAGGGTGTTGGAAAGGCATTCATCACCGCTTTCCGGTCTGGTGCAGTTATGGGCTTCTTGCTGTCATCAAGTGGTCTCGTGGTTCTTTACATTACCATCAACGTATTCAAGCTCTACTACGGTGATGACTGGGAAGGTCTTTTCGAGTCTATCACTGGGTATGGTCTTGGTGGCTCTTCCATGGCTCTCTTCGGAAGAGTTGGTGGAGGTATTTACACCAAGGCTGCTGATGTGGGTGCTGACCTTGTTGGCAAAGTTGAAAGGAACATTCCTGAAGATGACCCCAGGAACCCAGCT GTGATAGCTGACAACGTTGGTGACAATGTTGGTGATATCGCTGGAATGGGATCAGATCTCTTTGGTTCATACGCAGAATCTTCCTGCGCTGCTCTTGTTGTTGCATCTATCTCATCTTTTGGAATCAGCCATGATTTCACCGCGATGTGCTACCCACTGCTTGTGAGCTCTGTTGGTATCATTGTCTGCTTGATTACCACACTCTTTGCAACTGATTTCTTTGAGATCAAGGCTGCAAATGAAATTGAACCTGCTCTAAAGAAGCAACTCATTATCTCCACTGCTTTGATGACTGTTGGTGTTGCGATAATCAGCTGGTTGGCTCTTCCAGCTAAGTTCACCATCTTCAACTTCGGTGCCCAGAAGGAGGTGGCCAACTG GGGCTTGTTCTTCTGTGTGGGAATTGGACTGTGGGCTGGTCTCATTATTGGGTTTGTGACTGAATACTACACTAGCAATGCCTACAG CCCTGTGCAAGATGTTGCAGATTCCTGCAGAACTGGTGCTGCCACTAACGTCATCTTTGGGCTTGCTCTGGGTTACAAGTCAGTTATCATCCCAATTTTCGCTATTGCTGTCAGCATTTACGTCAGCTTCTCTATTGCTGCAATGTACGGCATTGCAATGGCTGCTCTTGGCATGCTAAGCACAATGGCAACTGGTCTTGCTATTGATGCTTATGGTCCCATTAGTGACAATGCTGGTGGAATTGCTGAGATGGCCGGCATGAGCCACAGAATCCGTGAGAGAACTGATGCTCTTGATGCTGCTGGAAACACAACCGCTGCTATTGGGAAG GGTTTCGCCATTGGATCAGCTGCTCTGGTGTCCCTGGCACTTTTCGGTGCTTTTGTCAGCAGAGCCGGTGTGCAGGTCGTTGATGTCCTTTCTCCAAAGGTATTCATTGGCTTGCTTGTTGGAGCCATGCTTCCCTACTGGTTCTCAGCGATGACCATGAAGAGTGTTGGAAGTGCTGCTCTCAAGATGGTTGAGGAGGTTCGCAGGCAGTTCAACACCATTCCTGGACTGATGGAGGGAACTGCCAAGCCTGACTATGCCACCTGTGTCAAGATCTCTACTGATGCTTCTATCAAGGAGATGATTCCTCCTGGTGCTTTGGTTATGCTCACGCCCCTCATTGTTGGAACCCTCTTTGGCGTGGAAACTCTATCTGGTGTTTTGGCTGGTGCTCTTGTTTCTGGAGTACAG ATTGCCATCTCTGCTTCCAACACTGGTGGTGCATGGGACAATGCAAAGAAGTACATTGAG GCTGGAAACAGTGATCATGCTAGGTCCCTTGGCCCCAAGGGGTCAGACTGCCACAAGGCTGCCGTGATTGGTGACACCATTGGAGACCCCCTCAAGGACACATCTGGCCCATCCCTCAACATCCTCATCAAGCTCATGGCTGTTGAGTCCCTTGTGTTTGCGCCGTTCTTTGCCACGTACGGTGGCC